GCTGTTCGTCGGTCAGTTGTTTATCCGATTTCCGGAAAAGAAAAGGTGCGTTTGCGGATTATCCACAAGATGAAACGCTGACATTAATTGGGATAATAAACTGCCCGGGCTGCCCGACCCTCACAGGCCCGGATAAATTACTTCAGAGAATCCGCGCACTGACGGAGTTTGGAGTAGATGCAATCCATTTCACTTACTGCATAAAGACGCTGTGTCCTTTTAAAGAGAAATATAAAGCGGCACTTGAACAGGCATTCCCGAACATAAGGATTGTTATCGGCACGCATGAAGAGCGCGTTGCACCTGAAGAATATCGCCGGCGCGTTAAGCGGCTGTTCTGCCAGCCGCGTAAAGCAATGGGGGATATCATTCTAAAAAAAGATGAAGAAGACTAAAGATGCCCTGAAAATTGACGCGGCACAATGACAGCCGCACTCGCTTAGCATAATCTTTGAGGAGATTGAATGAAAAAAACTCTTACCACAATAGTCTGGATATTTTTATATTTAAGCGTTGCAGTCGCAGCGCTCTTTCTCCTCTTTTACCTGCTGACCATAGGGGAATATTCTGTTCCAAGGACGGTTGCAGACGACCCTTCTCTGTCTCGCGTAGAAATAAACGGCAGGGTGTTTCATGCTGAGACTTTCGGCAATTACGCAAATCCTGTAGTTATTATAGTTCACGGCGGTCCGGGCTGGGACTATCGAGGTTTATTGCCGCTGAAGAACCTGTCAAATGAATATTACGTGGTCTTTTACGATCAGATGGGGACTGGCCTTTCTCCGAGGGTCAATCCAAAAGAAATCACCTTGGAACCCACAATGCAAGACCTTGACTCCATCGTTGATCATTTTGGAAAAGGCAAGAAGGTGAACCTGATAGGCCATTCATGGGGCGCAATGCTCGTTTCCGGATATCTCGGCAGGCATCCTGAAAAAGTGGGGCATGCCGTGCTCGCCGAACCCGGGTTTCTGACAACCGGAATGATGAAACAGGCAGGAGTAAAATTTGGGCTGCGGTGGGAAGCCGGGTTTCTGCTCCGGGCGGCAAAGGCGTGGTTCCAGTCTCTACACATCAAGGGGCCTGACAAAGATGCAGCGTCAGATTATTTCATAGGCCGGGTGGCGCCCTATGCCAACCCGGAATACTATTGCAACAGCGAAGTGCCTGATGCTGCAACCCTGCACCGGCGTTCAGGCGCTCAGTCCATGCAGGCGATCCTTCGTTCCGCAATGGATGATAAAGGCGATTTTCACATTAATCTGGTCAAAGGCGTTGAACGCTTCACTTCTCCTG
The window above is part of the Nitrospirota bacterium genome. Proteins encoded here:
- a CDS encoding CGGC domain-containing protein → MAKIGILTCSNATQDLGCSSVSCLSDFRKRKGAFADYPQDETLTLIGIINCPGCPTLTGPDKLLQRIRALTEFGVDAIHFTYCIKTLCPFKEKYKAALEQAFPNIRIVIGTHEERVAPEEYRRRVKRLFCQPRKAMGDIILKKDEED
- a CDS encoding alpha/beta hydrolase; the protein is MKKTLTTIVWIFLYLSVAVAALFLLFYLLTIGEYSVPRTVADDPSLSRVEINGRVFHAETFGNYANPVVIIVHGGPGWDYRGLLPLKNLSNEYYVVFYDQMGTGLSPRVNPKEITLEPTMQDLDSIVDHFGKGKKVNLIGHSWGAMLVSGYLGRHPEKVGHAVLAEPGFLTTGMMKQAGVKFGLRWEAGFLLRAAKAWFQSLHIKGPDKDAASDYFIGRVAPYANPEYYCNSEVPDAATLHRRSGAQSMQAILRSAMDDKGDFHINLVKGVERFTSPVLFLTTECNQLIGRQHQEKQAKFFPNVKIKIIKGSGHSMFGEKPAESIRVVREYLKNR